The Coleofasciculus chthonoplastes PCC 7420 region CATCGAGGATTTGCAGCATGATATTGAACACATCATTATGCGCCTTCTCGATTTCGTCGAAGAGAATCACCGCATAGGGGCGTCGCCGAATCGATTCGGTTAACTGTCCCCCTTCTTCATAACCAATATAGCCGGGAGGTGCACCAATGAGGCGAGAAACGGCGTGTTTTTCCATGTATTCCGACATATCAATTCGCACCAAGGCGTCTTCGGTGTCGAAGAGATAGGCGGCGAGGGCTTTTGCCAATTCAGTTTTCCCCACACCCGTGGGACCGAGGAAAATGAAGCTAGCGGTGGGACGATTGGGGTCAGCTAATCCTGCACGCGATCGCTGAATCGCATCGGCGACAGCGGTAACGGCTTCTTCTTGTCCGACGACTCGTTGATGCAGTTCGTCTTCGAGTTGTAGGAGTTTCTCTTTCTCGGATTCTACCAACTTGCTGATCGGAATTCCCGTCCACTTGGAGATAATTTCAGCAATATCGGACTCAGTGACTTCTTCCCGCAACAGAGACTTACCACTGGTTTGGGTGTCATTTAGCTGTTGTTCAGAGGCTTGTAAGGATCGCTGTAACTCAGCGAGTTTCCCGTATTTGAGTTCAGCCGCCCGATTCAGATTATATTCCCGTTCGGCTTGGCTGATTTCTATATTGACGCGATCAATTTCTTCTTTAATCCCTTGAATCCGATCCAGAACGTCTTTTTCCGATTGCCATTGAGCGTTTAAAGTGCGTTGTGCTTCTTTTAGATTAGCGAGTTCTTGTTCCAGACGCTCTAACCGTTCCATGGAGGCGGGATCACTGTCTTTTTGCAGGGACAGCTTCTCCATTTCCAGTTGCAGGATTTTGCGATCGATTTCATCGAGTTCTTCTGGTTTGGAGGTAATCTCCATTTTCAGTCGGGCGGCGGATTCATCGACTAAATCAATAGCTTTATCGGGGAGGAAGCGATCGCTAATATACCGGGTGGAGAGGGTGGCGGCGGCGACTAAGGCGCTATCGGAGATTTTAACGCCGTGGTGAACTTCGTAGCGTTCTTTTAACCCTCTGAGGATGGAGATGGTATCCACGACACTGGGTTGATCGACGAAGACTTGTTGAAAACGCCGTTCTAATGCCGCATCTTTTTCCAAATATTTGCGATACTCATCTAAGGTTGTCGCACCAATACAGCGTAACTCGCCTCTAGCTAGCATGGGTTTAAGTAAATTCCCCGCATCCATCGATCCTTGTGTCGCCCCTGCACCGACAACGGTATGGATTTCATCAATAAACATGATGATTTGTCCTTTGGAGTCGGTAACTTCTTTAAGAACCGCTTTCAATCGTTCCTCAAATTCCCCTCGGAACTTCGCCCCGGCGATTAACGCCCCCATATCCAGGGCGATTAATTTCCGATCCTTCAGGGATTGGGGGACATCGCCAGCGACAATCCGCTGTGCCAATCCTTCTGCGATCGCGGTTTTACCCACTCCAGGTTCCCCAATCAGAACTGGGTTATTTTTGGTGCGACGGGAGAGAATTTGTACCGTGCGGCGAATCTCATCATCTCGCCCAATCACCGGGTCAAGTTTGCCTTCTCTAGCGGCTTCGGTTAAATCCCGTCCATATTTGTCTAGGGCTTCGTATTTGCCTTCTGGGTTTTGATCAGTCACAGTTTGGTTCCCCCGAATTTGGGTAATCGTAGTTCTCAGCGTTTGTTCGTCTAGTTTAAATTCCTGAAATAGGCTTTTGCCAAAGCGATCATCTTTCACATAAGCTAACATCAGATGCTCGACGGAGATGTAGTCATCGTTAAATTCTTTGCGGTAGCCATCAGCCCGATCTAATAAGGTATCCAGGCTACGCCCCATATAAATAGAGGAACTACTCCCAGAAACCTTGGGTTGACGCTGGATAAAGGCATCTGTGGCTTCCCGGATTCGCTGCACGGGGATTTGGGCTTTATTGAGAATGCTGATCGCCAGCCCCTCTTGTTCCAGCAGCGCTTTCATCAAATGTTCGCTTTCAATTTGTTGTTGCTGGGCGGCTTTAACCACATCTGGGGTATGGGCGAGGGCTTCCCAGGCTTTTTCGGTAAACAGATTGGGATTATTGGGTTGCATCGTTAGGGGTTAATGTAGAGAATTTGTTTAACTGACTTTATTGTAAAAAGTGGGTGGGGGTGGCTGGATCGGTGTTCACGGCTTTTTTACGGGGTATTTCACGACAGAATCGCTATGCTTGCGGATTTAAACGCTGGACATACTCCTGATGTTCTGCTGTCTGTATTCCCTGCTGCAACACTGCCAAAACTTCAGCTAAATTCCCCTCACGTAACGCATTCACCGCTAACCATAATCCCGGAAAAACATTAGAGCGAACAATCCCTGCTTCATCAGGTTCTAAGGAAACATATCTTCCTTCTTCTAAGCGAAACCAATCAATACGATTTTCATAACTTTGCCAGACAATATACTCTTGTACACCATTGCGACGATAGGCATTCAGTTTATCATTTAAATCATAAGAGGCACTGGAAGCCGCTACTTCTACAATTAACTCCGGTGCGCCTTCAATATAATCATCCGCAGTAATCCGAGAATTTCCTCCGACTTCCGGTTCAATTCGTAGTAAGGCATCAGGTTGAGGTTCATTATCGGCATCCAGACGGACTGTAGTATTATCAGTAAGATAAACCCCCGGTGTTTGTATTCTGTAAACCAATAACAAACCGATAATTTCACTATGGGGTCTACCGTGACGGTTAGCGCGAACAGGTGACGCCACGTAAACTACTCCTTCAATTAATTCGGCTTTTTTGTTGTCTGGCATTAGCTGATAGCGACGCTCAAATTCGATGCGAGTGAGGCGATCGCCATTTTCTAGGGGAGGAATAGAAACGGTGGGACTAATTGACATCTGGCACGCTCTAACTGTAATTGCTAACGGTTACGTTTATTTTAGCGTCGATTAGCGTCGAGTGAGAAATTTACAGCGCTTTTGGTAGTTAGTCAGGTACACCGACAGATGCCCGACTTCGTAGGAGTTGTCGGGCATCTTGCTGAGAGCGATCGCTACCAAGTCTTGCATATCGGTTGGGAAGGGTTGAGTCGCGTCTTTGGTTGTATTATCTATGTAGAAATTAAGGATGGAAAGATTTGGATTGAGCGCGATGGAACAGAAATCGGAGTGGCTAATGAATTAGTCGAAGCTGGCGTTCCCAAGCCAGATATTGTTTTAGCTTTTCATGCTCCCTATAAACGTAAGTTTACTGAATTTGCGGTTGGTTAGAGTATATAGCCGTAATGTAGGGGCGGGTTTAGGGATAAACGTTGGATGCGACACCGCTAGCCTTACGGCAAAACCCGCCCTACCCCTACTGAAAAGCGGGGGAAGCCATGTAGAGACGTTCCGGTGGAACGTCTGGAAGCAGGGGGAGCCCTATAGAGGTGTTCCGAAAATTATGTTTTTTTCTTCAAATGTCACGTTGCTGCCTCCAACACTGCCAAGATTTTGCCCAAATTGTCCAAGTTATACTCAACTGGAGAAATACTGACAGTTTTGCCATTGATCTGCAAGAATTTCCAACGATCGCCTGTTGTCACTGCACCATATACTACGTCACTTGAGTTGAATATCTGGACAGCAATCATTGTGGCAAGGCATTGCCCTAAACCGGAAACAATACTCTCATTCTTGGCTTCGACAATCGTTAAAACTGGAGCCTTGATGTAATAGAATTCATCGGATGCAGTGATAATAAAATCGCAGCGTCCCTTTAAACCCAGTTCTTCGTTGACATTGAATGTTTTACCCGAAAATACGACCACATTCTTTCTCCGACGCAACTCGTTAAGGATGGGAGTGATAATCAGTTC contains the following coding sequences:
- a CDS encoding XisI protein; protein product: MPDFVGVVGHLAESDRYQVLHIGWEGLSRVFGCIIYVEIKDGKIWIERDGTEIGVANELVEAGVPKPDIVLAFHAPYKRKFTEFAVG
- the clpB gene encoding ATP-dependent chaperone ClpB; translation: MQPNNPNLFTEKAWEALAHTPDVVKAAQQQQIESEHLMKALLEQEGLAISILNKAQIPVQRIREATDAFIQRQPKVSGSSSSIYMGRSLDTLLDRADGYRKEFNDDYISVEHLMLAYVKDDRFGKSLFQEFKLDEQTLRTTITQIRGNQTVTDQNPEGKYEALDKYGRDLTEAAREGKLDPVIGRDDEIRRTVQILSRRTKNNPVLIGEPGVGKTAIAEGLAQRIVAGDVPQSLKDRKLIALDMGALIAGAKFRGEFEERLKAVLKEVTDSKGQIIMFIDEIHTVVGAGATQGSMDAGNLLKPMLARGELRCIGATTLDEYRKYLEKDAALERRFQQVFVDQPSVVDTISILRGLKERYEVHHGVKISDSALVAAATLSTRYISDRFLPDKAIDLVDESAARLKMEITSKPEELDEIDRKILQLEMEKLSLQKDSDPASMERLERLEQELANLKEAQRTLNAQWQSEKDVLDRIQGIKEEIDRVNIEISQAEREYNLNRAAELKYGKLAELQRSLQASEQQLNDTQTSGKSLLREEVTESDIAEIISKWTGIPISKLVESEKEKLLQLEDELHQRVVGQEEAVTAVADAIQRSRAGLADPNRPTASFIFLGPTGVGKTELAKALAAYLFDTEDALVRIDMSEYMEKHAVSRLIGAPPGYIGYEEGGQLTESIRRRPYAVILFDEIEKAHNDVFNIMLQILDDGRVTDAQGHTVDFKNTVIIMTSNIGSQYILDLAGDDTHYDEMRGRVMEAMRTSFRPEFLNRIDEVIIFHALQKHQLRHIVSLQTQLLEKRLAERQMALKLSEAAIDYLAEVGYDPVFGARPLKRAIQRELETQLAKAMLRGEFSDGDTIFVDVENERLTFKRLPAELLTTQSG
- a CDS encoding Uma2 family endonuclease, yielding MSISPTVSIPPLENGDRLTRIEFERRYQLMPDNKKAELIEGVVYVASPVRANRHGRPHSEIIGLLLVYRIQTPGVYLTDNTTVRLDADNEPQPDALLRIEPEVGGNSRITADDYIEGAPELIVEVAASSASYDLNDKLNAYRRNGVQEYIVWQSYENRIDWFRLEEGRYVSLEPDEAGIVRSNVFPGLWLAVNALREGNLAEVLAVLQQGIQTAEHQEYVQRLNPQA